In Flavobacteriales bacterium, a genomic segment contains:
- a CDS encoding protein-tyrosine-phosphatase, whose translation MFFVLIIPFLLLIVLPKSQARSIERQYLLAQKRAQAQAVPTPKPTTKPIQLFQDVHIYVLSCLHEFSSISSSRKKELEDVARYISQKLKQQETVNLIFICTHNSRRSQLAQIWAAVAAANYGVRNVHCFSGGTEETSFAKRAVETLKQAGLKIDGTVGTNPRYTIRYSDEVGALDCFSKKYDHAANPQKGFAALMTCSDADVNCPFVPGAEVRYKLTYEDPKLSDRTPQEAEVYEVRSRQIATEMLYLFSHVS comes from the coding sequence ATGTTCTTTGTGTTGATCATACCGTTTCTGCTGTTGATCGTGTTGCCGAAAAGTCAGGCGCGCTCCATTGAACGGCAGTACTTGTTAGCTCAGAAACGTGCTCAAGCACAGGCAGTTCCCACTCCGAAACCAACGACCAAGCCGATTCAACTTTTTCAGGATGTGCACATTTATGTATTGAGCTGTCTGCATGAGTTTAGCTCGATTTCCTCTTCTCGCAAGAAAGAATTGGAAGATGTGGCGCGGTACATCTCGCAGAAACTGAAACAGCAGGAAACGGTGAATCTCATCTTCATCTGCACGCACAATTCGCGAAGAAGTCAATTGGCGCAGATTTGGGCGGCTGTAGCAGCAGCAAATTATGGCGTTCGGAACGTGCATTGCTTTTCTGGCGGAACGGAGGAAACCAGTTTCGCCAAGCGTGCAGTAGAAACCCTCAAGCAAGCAGGTTTGAAGATCGATGGAACAGTGGGCACCAACCCCCGCTACACTATTCGTTATTCGGATGAAGTGGGTGCTTTGGACTGTTTCTCGAAGAAGTACGACCACGCAGCCAATCCGCAGAAAGGGTTTGCAGCATTGATGACCTGCTCTGATGCCGATGTGAACTGCCCATTCGTGCCAGGCGCGGAAGTACGCTACAAACTGACCTACGAAGACCCGAAACTTTCTGACCGCACCCCACAGGAAGCTGAAGTTTACGAAGTGCGCAGCAGGCAGATTGCC